The nucleotide sequence ATCTATTGATGTTGTTGAAAACTTTGCGGTGAACCCTTATGTGACGGCTAAAAAAATTGCTGCCGAGCTTGAGGTGGCTTATAGTACGGCGCAACGGGTCATTTCAAGACTGGAGACTGCAAAAATTATTCAGCAAGTTGGAGAGGGAAAACGGGATAAGATTTACTGTGCGACTAAAATTCTGAGTATTTTAGAAGAACCTGCAAAAGTTCGAGCGAATGTTAGTTATTAGCCTCCAAGGAGGCCTTGAAGAGGGACGCGCAGCCATGCGAAAAAAGGCCGATGCGGTCGAGTTTCGTCTCGATCTCATGGAAAAAGAGGCGATTGCCCCTCTTAGAAAAGAGTGCCCCCTGCCAGTGATCTTTACAGGAGGGGAGTATTTCGATCTGGAGCCCGGCTATGTCGATATTCCCTATGACAGCGCCTTAAAAGTTCCACCTGGAATCAAGGTTATCCGCTCCTACCATAACTTTGAAGAGACGCCAGAGAATTTAGAAGCAATTTTGTCCGAGATGGAAAAGCTTCCTGCAGCGATCTATAAAATAGCGACGCAGGCTCACTCAACCCTTGATGCCCTCCGGATGCTTACCTTTGTGCAAGGGCGCAAAAATGTGGCAGGGATGTGCATGGGAGACAAGGGGGCAATCACCCGCATTTTGGGACCGGTGGTGGGAAGTCCTTTGACCTTTGCAGCTCCCAAAAAGGGAAAAGAGACAGCGCCCGGACAGCTCACCGTCGAGGAACTTCAAGGGATTTACCATTTTCATAAGCTAGGTCCTAAAACAAAAATCTTTGGTCTGATTGGCGATCCCATCGATAAAAGTATCGGCCACCTCTTTCATAACGATGCACTGGCAGAATGCGATGCGGTCTATGTAAAAATGGCCCTGAAACCCGAAGAAGTTGCGTCTTTTTTTGAAGCAATCGCGCCCCTTCCCCTCTATGGGCTAAGTGTGACAATGCCCCTAAAGGAGCGGGTTGGCCCGGGCGTATTCAATACGTTGACCAAGAAAGGAAACAAGTGGGAAGGGAGTAATACCGATGGAAAAGG is from Candidatus Neptunochlamydia vexilliferae and encodes:
- a CDS encoding type I 3-dehydroquinate dehydratase gives rise to the protein MLVISLQGGLEEGRAAMRKKADAVEFRLDLMEKEAIAPLRKECPLPVIFTGGEYFDLEPGYVDIPYDSALKVPPGIKVIRSYHNFEETPENLEAILSEMEKLPAAIYKIATQAHSTLDALRMLTFVQGRKNVAGMCMGDKGAITRILGPVVGSPLTFAAPKKGKETAPGQLTVEELQGIYHFHKLGPKTKIFGLIGDPIDKSIGHLFHNDALAECDAVYVKMALKPEEVASFFEAIAPLPLYGLSVTMPLKERVGPGVFNTLTKKGNKWEGSNTDGKGALDVLEERGKVAGKTLLILGAGGSAKAIAAEGAARGAQILIANRTPEKGKALAQEVKGKFLSIEEVANCPYDILVNTTPVVPINPEIIHEGTVVLNIVLGETKLLGVKGCTTISGLEMFLSQGRKQLERWGFPQTDP